Proteins from one Terriglobia bacterium genomic window:
- a CDS encoding DUF4097 domain-containing protein — translation MTPQNQRTIGWLIAIVGIVALATPSLLSQSSTSADPSTHFQKTFSIASGGTLAVDNYKGTIHVTGSDTNQVAVDVNKHFEGNDADRKWWMENVQVNFKNDNNRVSVEVKYPQWTCTFCWQGHDYTAAVELEIHVPRQINVQLESYKPDIKVSGIQGDIRVKSYKSPIEIADTTGAVRIDTYKETVKLRNVNLRGPLEIKSYKADATVDARSLGESVTLENEKGSIVLRVPANAGMDVDYDGGRRSSFRSDFPMTSQSGSFNSSFHGKVNQGGTRLRLRTVKGSVSLEKVSGAS, via the coding sequence ATGACCCCTCAGAATCAACGCACCATCGGCTGGCTCATTGCGATAGTGGGAATTGTTGCTTTGGCCACGCCCAGCTTGCTTAGCCAGTCCAGCACCAGTGCTGATCCGTCAACGCACTTTCAAAAGACTTTTAGCATTGCTTCCGGCGGCACGCTGGCCGTTGACAACTACAAAGGAACAATTCACGTTACCGGCTCTGACACGAACCAGGTCGCAGTCGACGTGAACAAGCATTTTGAAGGCAATGACGCTGATCGCAAATGGTGGATGGAAAACGTCCAGGTCAATTTCAAAAACGACAATAACCGCGTGAGCGTGGAAGTGAAATATCCGCAGTGGACTTGCACTTTCTGCTGGCAGGGCCATGACTACACGGCCGCTGTCGAGCTGGAGATTCATGTTCCCCGGCAGATTAATGTGCAACTTGAAAGTTACAAGCCCGACATCAAAGTGTCCGGGATTCAAGGCGACATTCGCGTGAAGAGCTACAAGAGCCCGATTGAGATTGCCGACACCACCGGCGCGGTGCGGATCGATACTTACAAGGAAACCGTGAAGCTGCGCAACGTGAACCTGCGCGGGCCGCTGGAAATCAAATCCTACAAAGCCGATGCCACAGTTGACGCGCGCAGCCTGGGCGAGTCCGTTACGCTGGAAAATGAAAAAGGCAGCATTGTGCTGCGCGTCCCCGCCAATGCCGGGATGGACGTGGATTATGACGGTGGACGCCGCTCCAGTTTCCGATCCGACTTCCCCATGACGTCACAATCCGGCAGCTTTAATTCAAGTTTCCACGGCAAGGTGAACCAGGGCGGCACGCGGCTTCGTCTGCGCACGGTAAAAGGATCGGTCTCTCTGGAGAAAGTTTCTGGAGCTTCGTAA
- a CDS encoding MarR family transcriptional regulator: MQNKNRIRGNDQVKTLSRTEYKALAEFRYQIRRYLRYMEEKARGRGYSPQQYQLLLAIEGLPEHQMPTIKTLAERMQLNHNTTVGLVDRCERRGFLRRERVGLDRRVVTLLLTTAGKRMMQEQASASRAELQEIGPILFSSLRQLISNHQTGRTALVRGGR, from the coding sequence ATGCAAAATAAAAATCGCATTCGCGGCAATGATCAGGTTAAAACCCTGAGCCGGACAGAGTACAAGGCCCTGGCGGAGTTTCGTTATCAGATACGCCGATACCTGCGCTACATGGAGGAAAAGGCAAGGGGTAGAGGGTATAGCCCGCAGCAATATCAACTGCTGCTTGCCATTGAAGGCCTGCCGGAACACCAGATGCCCACCATCAAGACCCTGGCGGAACGGATGCAATTGAACCACAACACAACTGTGGGATTAGTGGACCGGTGTGAGCGGCGCGGTTTTCTTCGCCGTGAGCGTGTGGGGCTTGACCGGCGTGTGGTCACTTTGCTCCTGACGACTGCGGGGAAACGGATGATGCAGGAACAAGCGAGTGCTTCCAGGGCAGAGCTACAGGAAATCGGCCCCATCCTTTTTTCTTCTCTTCGACAATTGATTTCGAATCATCAAACAGGTCGGACGGCTCTGGTTCGCGGTGGCCGATGA
- a CDS encoding dienelactone hydrolase family protein, giving the protein MKRSLAVSIALLLCLSTGFAQDWAKQKLEKSSRHGEWVQIKHDNRTVQAFVVYPETKAKAPVVIVIHEIFGLSDWARSVADDLAANGYIGIAPDLLSGMGPKGGGSSEFSSQEVGKAISSLNPDQITADLNAVADYAKKIPAANGKIAVAGFCWGGGQSFRFATNRKDLSAAFVFYGPGPDNVSAITAPVYGFYAGNDARIGATVPATTEAMKKAGKKYDPVTYEGAGHGFMRAGEDPANDAAAANNDPAAKQKHDMAVANKKAHDEGWARWLSLLKSM; this is encoded by the coding sequence ATGAAAAGATCGCTTGCTGTCTCAATTGCGTTGTTGCTCTGCCTTTCCACGGGCTTTGCCCAGGACTGGGCCAAACAAAAACTGGAAAAATCTTCGCGGCATGGAGAATGGGTGCAGATCAAGCACGATAACCGCACCGTGCAGGCTTTCGTCGTTTACCCGGAGACCAAGGCGAAAGCGCCGGTGGTGATTGTGATCCATGAAATCTTTGGCCTTAGTGACTGGGCGCGTAGCGTGGCGGACGATCTGGCGGCCAACGGCTACATCGGGATTGCGCCCGACCTGCTTTCCGGCATGGGGCCAAAGGGCGGCGGCAGCAGCGAGTTTTCCAGCCAGGAAGTCGGGAAGGCAATCTCATCGCTGAACCCTGATCAGATTACCGCTGACCTGAACGCCGTGGCCGACTACGCCAAGAAGATTCCGGCCGCCAACGGCAAGATTGCGGTCGCGGGATTCTGCTGGGGCGGCGGACAGTCTTTCCGTTTCGCCACCAATCGCAAGGACCTCAGCGCGGCCTTTGTGTTCTACGGCCCCGGTCCGGACAACGTTTCCGCCATCACGGCGCCGGTTTATGGCTTCTATGCCGGCAATGATGCGCGCATTGGCGCCACGGTCCCAGCAACCACAGAGGCGATGAAGAAGGCCGGCAAAAAATATGATCCGGTAACCTATGAAGGCGCAGGCCACGGATTTATGCGCGCCGGTGAAGATCCCGCAAATGATGCGGCGGCTGCGAATAATGATCCTGCGGCAAAACAGAAGCACGATATGGCCGTCGCCAACAAAAAGGCACACGATGAAGGCTGGGCGCGCTGGCTGTCACTTCTCAAATCCATGTAA
- a CDS encoding multicopper oxidase domain-containing protein produces the protein MSFIYLPEKASKARLREAENARKNRAEIVRAYSQGKVSRRDLIKWGLITTGGLLAPIHGLNPFVQSAYADGGSSIPTGAPPSPLFGVQAFTQPMPRFDVLPRNPLTSLNPAPQAESNQTQQAVPDSLGGGFGPIEGRPPGPIWAHQQFTQLPPQVAISATMEGAKVNTVYNPGVASTFNSGIDPTTPFNPRFHPNLPDQGPLSFWTYNGTFPPKLMQVRYGGDAVLFRLSNKLPPDFTQNGGFGRISISTHEHNGHHGAENDGFTGAYFFPNQFYDYHYPIVLAGRNSVNTDATDPRAGGPSDSGGINKIPGDWHETMSTHWFHDHMFSFTSQNVYKGMAGMFNIYSALDRGNEELNDGVNLRLPSGTAKSWGNQEYDINLMLADKAWDQDGQLFFDIFDFDGFLGDAMTVNLVYKPFFEVERRKYRFRILNGAVSRFFKVALSDGSPMIFIANDGNLMPSPVVLSQLDEQGIAERYDIVIDFSRYNIGDKVWMVNLCEHQNGKKPADDLTIAQALSGQSADPCVGKFLEFRIVRNPATPDVSQVPATMIPNPDLSNIPVTRERVFEFGSGGNQTTNDPVSTFFGPWGIKTDNQGATLNADYGRISAAPKFGTREIWTLQNGGGGWDHPIHIHFEEGQILARNGSASNVPAWEKGRKDVYRLRPGGSVTLTMQFRDFGGMFMEHCHNTVHEDNAMLLRWEIDNAGGAFLKALPTPIPKPQGVTFEDPDDILPTAF, from the coding sequence ATGAGTTTTATTTATCTACCTGAAAAAGCGTCTAAAGCGCGTCTGCGAGAAGCAGAAAACGCGCGCAAAAACCGCGCAGAAATTGTGCGCGCATATTCTCAAGGCAAGGTTTCACGCCGCGATCTCATCAAATGGGGGCTCATCACAACCGGCGGTCTTCTGGCACCGATCCACGGACTGAATCCATTCGTGCAAAGCGCTTACGCAGACGGCGGTAGCAGCATACCGACCGGCGCACCGCCAAGCCCGCTCTTCGGCGTTCAGGCCTTCACGCAACCCATGCCCCGTTTTGACGTGCTGCCGCGCAATCCACTCACATCTCTCAACCCTGCGCCGCAGGCTGAATCCAACCAGACGCAACAAGCAGTGCCAGATAGTTTGGGCGGCGGCTTCGGCCCGATTGAAGGCCGTCCTCCTGGACCAATCTGGGCCCACCAGCAGTTCACTCAACTTCCGCCTCAAGTAGCTATTTCCGCCACCATGGAGGGAGCCAAGGTCAACACTGTTTACAATCCCGGCGTTGCTTCGACTTTCAATTCCGGCATCGATCCGACCACTCCGTTCAATCCACGCTTCCACCCAAATCTGCCGGACCAGGGACCGCTGTCTTTCTGGACTTACAACGGAACTTTTCCTCCCAAGCTTATGCAGGTGCGGTACGGCGGCGATGCGGTGCTCTTCCGCTTGAGCAACAAACTTCCGCCGGACTTCACCCAGAATGGAGGTTTCGGCCGTATCAGCATTTCCACCCATGAGCATAACGGCCACCATGGAGCGGAGAATGACGGCTTTACCGGCGCTTATTTCTTTCCCAACCAGTTTTACGACTACCACTATCCAATCGTTCTGGCGGGCCGCAACAGCGTAAATACCGATGCCACTGATCCTCGCGCCGGCGGTCCTTCTGACAGCGGTGGTATCAATAAGATCCCGGGCGACTGGCACGAGACCATGAGCACGCACTGGTTCCATGACCACATGTTCAGCTTCACTTCGCAGAACGTGTACAAGGGCATGGCCGGAATGTTCAACATCTACAGCGCGCTTGACCGTGGCAATGAGGAACTGAATGACGGCGTAAACCTGCGTTTGCCCAGCGGAACCGCCAAGTCCTGGGGCAATCAGGAGTATGACATCAACCTCATGCTGGCTGATAAGGCATGGGACCAGGACGGACAGCTCTTCTTCGATATTTTCGACTTTGACGGGTTCCTGGGCGATGCCATGACGGTGAACCTGGTTTATAAGCCGTTCTTCGAAGTAGAACGGCGCAAGTACCGCTTCCGCATCCTCAACGGCGCTGTTTCCCGCTTCTTCAAAGTGGCGTTGAGCGATGGCTCGCCGATGATCTTCATTGCCAATGATGGGAACCTGATGCCGAGTCCTGTAGTCCTCTCTCAGCTCGATGAGCAGGGGATTGCCGAGCGTTATGACATCGTCATCGACTTCTCTCGTTACAACATCGGCGACAAGGTCTGGATGGTGAACCTGTGCGAGCATCAAAACGGAAAGAAACCCGCAGATGACCTCACGATTGCTCAGGCCCTGTCGGGTCAATCGGCTGATCCTTGTGTCGGCAAATTCCTGGAATTCCGCATTGTGCGGAATCCTGCTACGCCTGACGTGAGCCAGGTTCCGGCCACAATGATTCCGAACCCCGATCTCTCGAACATCCCGGTCACAAGGGAACGTGTTTTCGAGTTCGGCAGCGGTGGAAACCAGACAACCAACGACCCTGTGTCCACGTTCTTTGGCCCCTGGGGCATCAAGACTGATAACCAGGGAGCCACGCTGAACGCGGACTATGGACGCATCTCCGCTGCGCCCAAGTTCGGCACGCGCGAGATCTGGACCCTACAGAACGGAGGTGGTGGTTGGGACCACCCGATCCACATCCATTTTGAAGAAGGCCAGATTCTGGCGCGGAACGGCAGTGCTTCAAACGTGCCCGCATGGGAGAAGGGCCGAAAGGACGTTTATCGACTGCGCCCGGGCGGCAGTGTCACTTTAACCATGCAGTTCCGCGATTTCGGCGGCATGTTCATGGAGCATTGCCACAACACTGTTCACGAAGACAATGCCATGCTCTTGCGCTGGGAAATTGATAATGCCGGCGGCGCGTTCCTGAAAGCGCTGCCAACGCCAATTCCCAAGCCGCAAGGAGTG